ttgttctttttgtgtATGATCCATGTTTGGGTTTGCcctttgtttcttttgaaaaattAGATTACCAGTGTTGTTTatgcttttatatatatatatatatatatatatatatatatatatatgtatgttttaTGTATTATATTTCCAAGCGGCTCCTGTATACATTTAGCTTATTGTTCAAGTCTTTTATTTTAGGTTATCTTTGTTTGGGGTTCTGTAAGTTTTGGTTAGTGCCTAGCTTGTTATTCATAagagttgttttcattcttttccTTCAGTTTCATTTGTGTTACCCTGCCTGCCTCTGTCCTCCCTGTGTCAACTTGTTATCccatgttcagttttttttatttcctgttttatttcggTAGAGATTTGTTCGTCTCGCCTTTGTCACATTTTCCATGAAGCTGCTTGTTCTCTTGAAGTAGTTTCCTGTGCTTCATGGATTTGTATACCTAGCTTTAGTCTTTGTTAATCTTTGGATTTTGAACTTTGTTCATCTCTGGTCTTATCAGCATTAAATGCTCACCTTATGTTTGACTTCAGCCTACAGCGCCCTGCTGGCAGtagtaaagtaaaacacagacacgcacacaatTTTAAAGCCGTCTGCCGCTTTCTCATGACACATACTGATGTACAACAGACAACAGTCCCAGACCCTGTTAGCAGctaacaggaagaaccaggtgtgttgtattttcaaaataaaagcccttGGTTGATTGGGAGACCAGTATGATTTAAAATGTATGGACTTCTCAAAGTACAACTTCTCAGTTTGCACATACAGCTACAGTTGTTTTGTCGtgtgattttcaaaataaaagccccaGGATAGTTATGGGAACTTAAATAAATCCTCCAATTACATATTACACATTTTCAAGATGTTTTAATGAtgttacaatttaaaaataaaaacagtgtgttcattaaaaaagATCACTGATTTTTGAATTAAAGTCTTCACTTATGGAAATTTACTTGCATGCTTTAAGCTGTCagattttcaaaatgaaaatattctaTTTAGCTTTTTGAatcttttttaaacctgtcaaATGCTTTGTCCCTTCGGTTAGTTTAGTCAGCCTTTTGAGTTACAAATGTTGAGAAACCAGCATAAGATAAATTCCAGCAGACAGAACAAAGACCCTTGACAGTGAAGGGCTGAAAATGGGTTTCCATTGACAGCGTGGTGACAGACAGTAGGGAGCTATAGACAGACTATCTACCTGCAGAGAGTATCTGTTGCCAGATGAAGGCAGTGTCCAAAGTATGTGGTACAACTGGTCTGTGGGCTACTCTTGTTTTGCTGTTGTTAGTGTGGCAGTCACttgtaaagaagagtgaagTTTAAACATTAAGAAgagcaaaatcaaaacagagcCACACTGAAGCcactgtctgtgcttttcattCTGTATACATGGGAcaagtatgtttttaaaaattgcacaTTTTCAACTCCATCCCCCACCAATCATTGCAACGGACCAGTTGCACCAGCAGCAACAATTTCTCTGGAGTTTCTTCAGGAATCACAAAATTCCTTTCAAAAAATGCTCTGCATATTTGACATTGGACCATCAGAAGTGAAGATGTGGTTTGCTACAGtcttgtaaaaagtcagcaatATTAAATGTCCCACGATCCATGAAATAGCTAACAACAATAGTCGTGTTGTTAGATATTTATTGTTAGCTAATAAATGGATACTAAAATTTAAGTTCACTGAGATTCTGTCCTCTTCATACATTTTTGGGTAGCAGAAAATAAAGTAGGTGATCACCTTTTTCAACCTCAAACCAAAACAGCTGTCATATACAGCATGGTCAAATGTCACACTGTGCACTTCTAAGGTACAAAAGTTTCTATAGTTCCTTTCACCACCTTAGCTTTACTTAATTCCTCTGAAATAACGCTGAGGGCAGTTTTGTGCGGCTCTGTGTTTGTACTTGTTTCCAGGAAACAGTTTATATCTTAAGTATTTGGCACAGATGTCCGACCATTTTGAGTTGGCAGTGGAAAATCTTCTTTTAGGCGTTATGCACGAATGTTAATGAGTACTTTAATGTTCAAAAAAGGAATGCTTTGTTTTTCAAGCACTGCTGTTTCTAGTAAGAATGCAGCCATATCGCTTTTCTATGATTCACTGTAACAACACCACCAGGGGCAGTTTTTCAGCCCATGTTAAAGGCTAGGCACTCACACGGAGTCATGTACTTGATTTGATCGtaattttcattttactttttaatgatAAACTCACTGAAAGTGAAAAGAGAAAGCTGCAGTGCAGACCATGCACTGAATGTGAACACAACAGGGGAAAAAATTAAGAACTGCGGGTGTTAGCACGGCTGCATGAAAATGGACTTTCTCACTGACATCTGAATGCGAGTGTGGGGCTTTGATTCTGTGCTATCTAACAAGCTGAAGAAAAATGCATTCTGTTTGAGTTAGACACAGTGTGGAGACATTGTTTTGAAGAAGGGAAAACCACAAATGAGAAGTTTTTCCTTCATTACTGTGGGAGGTTAGGGCTAGGTGGGTTCGGGATGGGGGAGGGTATGTGATTCAGTGATTcagaaacaataaacaaaaaaacacaagaaaaaaggtttaaaataaCCAGCTGACATCGTCTTTAACTGTAAAATGTACTTGAGTGGAAAATATGTTGGATTCTCATTTTATGAAACTAATTGGCACTGATTTGTGTGCTGTAGAGagcttttaaattaaaaattagtCTTCAATTTCCATCAAATTCAACTACACTGTttgaatatgtttttcttttttagactaCAGAAAAATGCACATAATATGTAAGTCTTAGCTTCCCACATCTCTCCCCATTAGTTTCTCTCAGTTTCTGTTGTCAGTAAAAGCTTCAGCATATCGATCCCTTTGCCCTCCCTTTCATTGATGGGCGGGATATAAAagcaaaagtttttttttaatgaagaaaATATCACGATATTATAAATCTATGTTTTGCCATATATGATTAGAAAGTGTATAGATACAACATCTGTAAAGTGCTGCACTGTGCAAGTCTTGAGcaacccctcatttctttatatttcactAGGTAAATGAGAATTCAGTGCAACCATTTATTAAGACATGCAAACAGAAATGGAAATACAGCACAGGCAAAGACAGAGTTTGTACAAGTCTAATGAACTTGAAATTCTGTGTAACCAACTGAACTATTTTAGGAATAGTTCACCAGTCTTTttaaaggacattcaaagctcttctttggacgCTGGCTGCACTTTGTTCCATTGTCTCACAAGATGATCTCACACTTCAAAAGGAGCCAATTGATAGGGTTTGGCATCTGTGTAGGATGCCTTTTAGATAAGGCATTTTGGGCATGTTCTACTaggaggaggccccagggcacACCCAGGACtcgctggagagattacatctctcgGCTGCCTTGAGAATCTCTGTGTCCCCTCAgattttaaatctgtttcttGGGTTGCTGAattatatttgacatttttcatagattcaacaaaagaatgccaaaaataaagtggtttTGGAGCTCGAATATTAGTCTCTGCATTCAGTGCCATAGCGTGTGATTGATGGACATAATTAACTCACGTCACTCATCGGTCTGTGGACTTGTGCTTTGAAGCCCCAAGTTAAGCATTTTGACTGTTGCCAATTTGGAAACTGGACACGAGGGGCAGAgtcttaatgttttttaaaaccagGGAAATTGCATGCCTCTATAATACAGACTTTAATGCTACTGTAAATCATGCCCACTATTTGAGCACTCAATGCACATTATATAACATGCCTCATTTACCCATCCATACACACACTTTTTGCTTtacctaagtgctttctatctagcATTCACACTGTGATAAACGCATTGGAGAggaacttggggttcagtatcttgccccaGGGATACTTTGGCAGCGACTGAACCACCTATCTTCTGATTAGTAGAGGACCTGACCCACATCCTGAGTTACAGCCTCACCGCACCAATAGTAGAATCCCACCCCCggcgcttttaaaaaaaatcaaatataccCTACTggccaacagaaaaaaatacagatgtTAGGTTACAATGGCTCCACTTTTCAGTCTCTGAATCTTGAATTCCCATTTTTCATATACAGTCCACTTTAGTAGACTGTCTTACTGTTTGAGAGCTTGGTTCATGGATGAAGTGGGCGGTCGGTTAGCTTCTACTAGGGCACAAGAAATGAGTATCAGCGTAACTTCAAAATTGAATTTTTAATATGTTGTGTTGAGCTGGCTTGCTAAAAAGCTGGAGGGTGAACCACCTATCCACATCCTTGGCTGACTGCTGAACCATCAAGTCAGGACAGGAAAGTATGTATTTACCCACCACTGCAGATAATAAGTGACCATAAAGAACCTGACCACTGTTTGTCTGGATGCTTTTCCGGCATCTGTGTTTTTCCATTTGTTACTTAAAGCTGTGGTTAGCCTGGCAGCAACGTTTGATTTGTGTGGTCTCTTAACTGAAAATCCAAACCACTAAACAAGGCGTGATCAAGCTTCTGTACCGAAGCGGTGATATAACACTTCCTCCTGTGTTTAACAGATACAAATCCAGCATGCATAATTACACCTGTAATTTACAACAGCTGAAAGCTTTGATTTCACCTTGTATGTGAGCATACTTCTATACTGATTACATTGTAAACCATTCATTTAAATGTTGCAAGAGGAATTATTAAGAATAGGTTATGGAAGATTTAATTAGTCGTCTACTAAGCCTGCTGCTTAGTCTCCGTAGGAGATTTCTCAATATGGAAAACtactcaaaacattttttttttactctcaaATACAAAAAGAGCAAAAAGCTATAGGAATGCAACATGATTTTTAAATGCTTCTAAGACTAATAAGTTCCTTCCTCTATTTTGAGTGTACTCAGTGACAAGTTTCTTGCTTCAACACTGATGTTTATCAAGACGTCAGAGCTGTAGTTAACTGATTACAGGCGCTGCACAGCGACATAACAACACACCACTTGCTCAGACTTGCCGACGGGAGCTGAGAACAGCCTGAGGAACTGACCATGACTACAGGGATTGGGTGTCACAAAAGGTGACTCACAGGGAGGCCTTTTCAGGAAAAGAAACTCCCTGCATACGTTACTTAATCTACACACACCCAGACTCAAGACAGAACAATGGTGCAGAGATTTTGTTCGTTGTGGATTTACTTTTCAAGCGAAATACTGGAGAACTACCCGAGGTGTGTGAGGCCTGACCCAGGAGCAGAGTGTCGACACTGTATGTAACAATGCCATTTTTCCATGAGCAAGCATTCCCATGAATCTTTGACCAGAGACAAGTAATTTGGAATAATGTAATGAGACAGGAGCTTTTATAACCAAGTCCCTCTTAAATAATCATCATATTATTGCTTTAATTTCTCAGCATTAGCTCAGCTAGACACCTATATGTAAAAGAACTTGATTTTCatatcttggtcatattattAGGAACAGGTTACTTAAGACAGAATTTATTTACTGATTAAAAGAATGTGATTCACAGAAGAACTAGGCAAACTGATAAGCCATGGTAGTCTTAACTAGTTGTGACTGACATGCTTTAGCACACTGTGAAAGTTAATTGATTGCTAATTGAAAACAGAATAAGCAGTCGCTTAAATCATTTCACTCTGCTGGACCTGTAATAGTGTTTGTGGTTAATAATTATTTTGCatctaagagaaaaaaaaatcaatttaggATGCTGATAGGTTTTAGGAGTGCTGGTAGGCAGGTCATCATTTGCTGAgccattttcttccatttccagTCTTCGTGCTGTTGCAAGGATAGCTCAAGCTATCTTTTGTGACTATCGGCTAAATGGATACCTCCTAAAATGTCagactggttttttttttcaaactttcCCAGAGATTAAACAGACATCCTTTCAAACTGAGGCTGCAGGGAGTGGACCGGAGGGGAGTCTGTTTCTCTAGGCACAGGCTTAATGGTTATTTCAGCGGGTGTCCTGTGGTGTTAGTTAATCAATTGTTGTTAAAGTCCTCTGCATGATATATAAACCTGAACTGGCCTGAAAAATGCTTTGAGGCTAATGACATTTGGATACACCGCGACAGGGAGGTTAGAACACTTTTCTTGTTACACTTGGTCATTTCAGTTTAATAGTCAGCAAATAAAGTAATTCAACTGAAATTCAGGTCGTCCCTAATCCATGATAACACACTGTATACTGTAAACAGACGTGCAACAGAGAATACATTTGTCTCAGTCTGACACACACTTGGGTTcggtaaatgtaaatgtttagaAGTGCAACAAACATCTTTTATGGATGTCTTGTTTATGTTAGACACATTATTTCGCAGTCACCCAGCCCTTGAACAAAGTTAAACTggctgtttgtgttgttgtccTTTAGACTCGTTTGCGTCAGGTAAAATGCTTTAGTGATTGCGGCTTTGTTACCTAATAGCCCCTTTTTCATTACCAATTGAGTGCTGACCAAAAAGGACAAGGAATGTGACTTGTGTCAGCAAAATAAGTTTGGGTAGCTCCACCCTGACATTTCAGCCACAGGGGTTGAGATAAATGTGAGTAATCTTTCTGGTTTGAGTTCACATGGGTTTGTAGGAGTCATCTGTGTGAAGACActgcaaatgttttatttgatttggtGTTTTAAACCCATATTCCTGGCCATACATAACAATAAATAGAGTCACACTGTAAAATTCAAATGTATTGTCTTTGAGGAGTGCGGTGCCACTATTCCCGATGTATTAACAAAGCCTCTTTATGTCCGTCAATATGCTCGATTTTCGTCATTCTGAACTTTGTACCCAAAGACAGAAGGGGAGTGGCTTTAGGTCTGAAACAGGTTTATGACTGCCTGTGAGCAAGTTTCGAGTCTGATAATTTGCATGTCAAAACTGGAATCCACACCCTCAACCAGCAGACTGCTTATCATGTTGAGACACCTCtgcttctttgtctttttcagtaGGCACACATGAGTCTCTAAACATTGAACATAAGTTGAAAGTATGTAAATGTAAGCGGGATATTCTGGGAGCAGTCAAGAGGATTTTCACAGAGTCAGGAATCTAAATGTAAGTCACTGTTATTGAGTATAAGATAACATTGTTGTGACTAGCTCACTAAGCTTTTGAAGCCGCTGAGAGACATTCAGCGAGCGGCTGTAAGAATATCAAATGCCTCACTTTCAAATGAATGAACACTGGGAGATTTATGAATaaatgtaaacagaaaaaacaagccGTTGTTATGAGGTGTGTGTCCTATGATTAAATGCATTGCAGTAACTGCTGCTCAGCCTTTTGACATTTCTGTTTACTAGAAAAGCAGCACAACCGAGCCGCACACTTGAAGGAGCTTTGATAACTGAGATCTAACTCAAAATGTAAATAACTGTGCATGTATAAAATCAGAATGTACAAGAAAGCTGAAAAGGTACCTGAAAACAGGTATAAGAAACAGCTGTACTTAAGGTGATCTGTATGTTGGCAATGGTTCATGCTCTGCAACAAAGTCGGCAGTGAAAGTAAAATTTCCACTCACACTTTCCCGTAGAGGAaagtaaaagagaaaagggcGAGTGCAAATTTGATTCTACGCCCTCTACACTTAGCCAACATTAATGTGAAACTAGAGTGAAAAGCTTGAATGTTTAAACTGTAACACTCGTTTGTTCAGCCGGCACGTGTTTGCATTAATCTGGTGAGACCTGATTGGATTTATAATGTCAAATATAACAGGGAAGCACCTGGATCACTGAATTAATGAAAACCGTGGGCTTTAAAGGctacagtgttttttttaatttcctgttgTCCAGTACTGATATTAACAGGGGCAATAGCTTTAAGTGTCTACTTCTCTATTTAGCCAAGTCAATCTAAACTCTAAAGGGGCAAAAGGGCACCCCAGTTTGAAGCGATTCACATTTAAACATGGAAGGAGCAGATATGGTGTTCAGTATGTCAAAACAGCTTTCGAAACCAAAATAAGTGTTAAACACAGTCCGGATTTACCAGAGTACATTAAAAACcagttaaaatataaatctactGACAGCGAATTATCAAGTAGTTCCTGGTTTAgcaattttattttgtgttatttatatAACATGGGCATGCTGAAGCATGAGATATTTACCACCCTCTTCTCAAGTAATTTATCATATCTTATTATTGAGTGTTACTGAGGAAATGCTGGTTAGCTATTCAGTAAACAGCTCTTCGTACAGCCCCTGATTTCTTTTTCTAGTGGTGAGCTCACCTTAATGTCAGGTGACAAACAACTACACCTTTCTAACCATCCAACCATGCTGGGCCTTCACGTTGATAAAAGTGACAGAAGTGAAAACAGGttggttttatttacatttcaactgtACAGTGGAAATCCTTTGATGTGAATTTTTAAGTCTTTCAGGTTTCGAAACAGCGCCGTAAAAAACTGATTATATGTTGTTGAGGCAAACTGAAATACTTCGCCGATTAGGCCTGTACATGCCATTAAAACGAAACATGTGTTGACCAGGGCTATAGCTCACCTGGTTGAGAAGGCGATCCATATGCTGAGGTCTCCATCAGAGGCTTGGGTTAGAGTCTGCTTTCCTGACTGTAATAGGCCTGGCAAATGcctaaaataaatctttaaacaTGCCTTTTAatatcttcatcacctcataAACTATCTAGAACATTAAATAATTTACTGCTTTATATAAGAACACTGCCTTTAATGTACCTTTTGACCTTTCCATGCAAACTGTAGTATAGTTTAATACTAACACCTTTCCGCGTACTGCATTACAGTTTACCTTTCCTCATTAAGGTTGCCATGAGTCAACAGGTTCCACCCTGTTGCACTGTTTGCTCTCTGATCCTCTAACATTATGTCAttgattttcattttctatTACAGGTCCTACTGAAAAAGTCTGGAGCCATGGAGTCTCCAGAGTTTTCCCTGTTGTCCTCCTTGCGAGGTGAATTTAAATCAGAGGATTTCATTCAGCCTCACTATAAGGAGTCGTATCGGCTGGCAATTGATCGCCTGGTGAATGGCGGCAGAGACAGTTACCAGGAGTTCTTAAAAGGAGAACGGCTCGGGAGCTTTCTCTCCGAAGATGAGATCCTCTTCATCACTGGAAATGCAGAACAGCTCCCACCTCAAACCCAGACCGAGGAAATCAAAGATCCCTCGGATACCAAATCATCCTCTGGGACATATTGGCCCATGCACTCAGATGTGGAAACGCCAAATCTGGACTTAGGGTGGCCGGAGGTTTTGCATGAAATGTTACAGACTAATATAGATCTGCTCTTTCATCCACCGAGACTAAACAGCCCAACAATTAAAGAAGTCATCCGGAAGCACATTCAGGATGCAAGACAGGTAATCAGAGCTACCCGCAACAATGGACTGAGACATGCGGGCATGCATTGATCACGCAAGCATGTCAGAAGCACCTTTCTCCTTCAGGGAAAAGGAGTGTCTGCTGGGGCCAAAATCTGGTTCTGCAACTCACCATCATGAGAAATGAGTGTGTGAGCTATTTTTATAGTAATTTCCATTACTGCATTATAAGAAGCAGTTTACACCTCAGTAAACAGCCTGTGTCAGTTTTGCGTAGAGGACAATTGCTTTTTTAAAGACTCTTGCTTTTTGCTGAGCTGGCTGTTAATTAAAGCAGCATGTTCATCAGAAAATGGCAGGAAAGTATCAACATAAGTGCATCAGACTGTTTCCTAAAGCTCACAAAGCGCTAAAGGAACCATCCCCTCAGTTCTCATGCTCGTGAAGTGTAAAAAAAATGGAACTGGAATAAATCTTTAATGAAACACAGCAGCTGCACTGTCTCAAGCCTGTCCAGACAgcaacttttaatttttaaatagtGCCTATTTGAAAGTGCATTGGAGATCACACACAGTCCAGGCACAATATGTATTAAAGTAACACTCAGTAAAGTCACACATAGGTTCATTACATGCTGCAGTAACACAGTGTGATACTGCTATTTTCAAAGCGTCCAGGATTTTCACTGTCTGCATTATCATTAGGAACCTTTTATGTATACTTACTGAACCTGAAGTGAAATCAAAGAACGAAGCAAAAGGGCTCTAGTTTGGGCCCACTCACAAAAATGTTCCAGGAGTGACTGAAATGGATGGCAGTGGCTCAggggggtggctgtggctcaggagatACTGAATCCCAAGTTGcccctgatgcatccattggagtgtgagtgtgtgcatgacTGTTAGACAAAGTGCTTAGGTATAGAAAAGGTGCCTGTGTGAATGTGCATGTGATTGGGTAAACAAGACTTGTAGtaaaaaagtgctttgagtgctcggTTAGACTAGAAAATCGCAGTACAAGTACCagcccatttaccatttaaatgtATTGATTATAGATAAGCACATGTAGGCGTTTATCGTgtccctttttcttctttatcgATCAGCATGAAATCATGTTGGAGACTTTCTTCATAAGTGATTATTAAGAGTCTAATTTATGGCAATTTATCATTTATGAGCTTGCAGATGTCAGATTGATTTACTATTCACTGTTGATTTGTCCTCGCAGGTCATTGCCATTGTAATGGACGTGTTTACTGATGTGGATATATTCAAAGAAGCCGTCGATGCTTCAATACGGGGAGTCCCGGTTTATGTGCTTTTGGATGATTACCATTTGAAAAGTTTCCTGACAATGGCTGAAAATCAAGATGTGAAACTCCAACAACTGAGAGTAAGTTTAGGATGGAATGGGTTTACTTGATGTTTTGGCTCTGCATGCATTCTTACACGTAAATATAATCTTCCCaggctttaaatgtttttaaagttgaCAGTAATTAAGAAGATAGTTCAAATAATTGTGTTTATTGCCATATGCAAAGTAACAAATGACCTTTAAAGTGTTAAATTATTAGTAAATCTGGTTACTCCTGTTTTTGGGTGGAGTTGTAATTACTAGTGATGATTACAACGACTCAAACACACCTACAAAGTTCCTTTTAAATAGAAATTACATGccaacagaaacaacaacaactcgaGGATTCGACAAAATATCGGAATGATTCTGTATAATATGCATGCCTGTATCACATATTTATTTCCTCTTTGACATATTATAACCACTTGTAAAATGTGACAGTCATACATATGTTCTGACACTCTCCTTTCACTGCTCTGATTGCAGAACATGAGGGTGCGCACCGTGAAAGGTCAGGATTACCGCTGTCGATCAGGAGCTAAATTTCATGGTGCAATGGAGCAGAAGTTTCTTTTAGTTGACTGTCACACAGCAATTTACGGCTCATACAGGTAAACAAAACTGCAATACAACTGGAGCTGTGGTTGAGACCACTGAGGTGCATGCAAAAAGCTTTTAGCACTATATTTGTTCTGGCTCTTTACAAAATTTCTGTCACAGTtagtatttattatttgtttcagctttttgctgTTTACTAATGTGAAAAGCTTGTAGAAAATGTGACTGCACTTATAGTGACAAAAAAGTTTCAGTATACCAGGTGTTGTAAATGTATTGTACTAGTGCTTTTCACTTAGAGTCTGTAAGTGCAAACCTTTAAGTGAAAGGTTTTCATTTAAAGTGAAAGCCTTTCAGTTTGagactttcattttttttctccttcatggATAACAAATCTAAGCTGTAAACCAAGGGAAACAAatcaaaatacagttttttatacaagtattttcctgtttgtttacaGTTTCACCTGGTCATTTGAGAAGATCAATCTGAGCATGGTTCAGATCATCACAGGACATCTGGTGAAGTCCTACGATGAGGAGTTTCGAACCCTCTATGCCCGATCGATCGTGCCACCTGAACTGTGTCCTCCAGAGGGTTTGCTTCAACGAAACGGGTCACTTGGGCAACAGATTTTACCAAACTGTCATTCTGCTCCAAATCTTCAGCGGAGGGACATGTTGAGGCAAAGTCTGGACACAGTCTATCGGAAGACTCGTGAGAGGAACCTTGGTCCAAGAGATTATGAAGAGAGGCTGTTTGAAGAGGAAGATTACAAACTCAGACCCTTGATGGAAAATGGCATTGGTGTTCAGGAATTTCAATCGGTGGAGGAGATGAACTTCTTCAAAAGGCACAGCTATGCTGGAGAGAGACAAGACGGACACGAATCCATCCCACAGAACATCAGGCCCAGAGGGAGCAACTGGAATATCTCTAGAGATGGAGCAAACAACTATGCTATGGATAATTATTTACAAGTGCCACAGATACACAGAAGTCACAATTTGCAGTCTTACAACGGAAATGACAAACGAGTTCTATCCAAGCAGCAGAACATGCCAACGCTGGAGAATATGTCCAAGTCCTATATGCGCACATTGAGGATCGAGTCATATCTTAATAATCCTGATGTCCCATTCGGGGACTCTTGCGACTATTTAGACCAGTTTGAACAACTGGACAAAGCTAGTCCCTTCATGCAGGGAGGGATGAGGTCCTCTCTTGCTCTCAGGCCAACCATACAAGAACAAATGGAGGCAAACAGATATCTACATACTTCTAGTAGTCTTAGCCCAACAAAAAACAGTCATTTACACTACTCATCCATGCAATGGACTCCAACAGGAGCAGGCTATGATGCAGGTAGAAACCCTTATCATTCATATGCCAACCTGAGCCGAGCTAAAGACAGGCAAATAATCACGAACCCTAACATTTTCAGTGACAACTGGGTCAAAAGGCACAGTGTGGCAGATCCGAGATCCAGCACACACGAATCATCAAATCACATGTACAAT
The Pelmatolapia mariae isolate MD_Pm_ZW linkage group LG13, Pm_UMD_F_2, whole genome shotgun sequence DNA segment above includes these coding regions:
- the fam83b gene encoding protein FAM83B, translated to MESPEFSLLSSLRGEFKSEDFIQPHYKESYRLAIDRLVNGGRDSYQEFLKGERLGSFLSEDEILFITGNAEQLPPQTQTEEIKDPSDTKSSSGTYWPMHSDVETPNLDLGWPEVLHEMLQTNIDLLFHPPRLNSPTIKEVIRKHIQDARQVIAIVMDVFTDVDIFKEAVDASIRGVPVYVLLDDYHLKSFLTMAENQDVKLQQLRNMRVRTVKGQDYRCRSGAKFHGAMEQKFLLVDCHTAIYGSYSFTWSFEKINLSMVQIITGHLVKSYDEEFRTLYARSIVPPELCPPEGLLQRNGSLGQQILPNCHSAPNLQRRDMLRQSLDTVYRKTRERNLGPRDYEERLFEEEDYKLRPLMENGIGVQEFQSVEEMNFFKRHSYAGERQDGHESIPQNIRPRGSNWNISRDGANNYAMDNYLQVPQIHRSHNLQSYNGNDKRVLSKQQNMPTLENMSKSYMRTLRIESYLNNPDVPFGDSCDYLDQFEQLDKASPFMQGGMRSSLALRPTIQEQMEANRYLHTSSSLSPTKNSHLHYSSMQWTPTGAGYDAGRNPYHSYANLSRAKDRQIITNPNIFSDNWVKRHSVADPRSSTHESSNHMYNAFVRMQEGQSEAAMNALNGGHGSNLNEDQRSVSHYDVKSMTSTKSPSGPIWQEPPARTLSAAALDVKSKDLTDKSNRTGAKKITSLLNIQEKKENSIRNSKTPSLTSADSSDTLTAEDEEKTSVIEQKHLPSRSISLSSSSERQRNNVEGLKSLKSRFQTEKEQQPPQSALSKTTTQKKPSIFDKNTRPGFHSSSWSKDRGGENRLSSRFEPFGSLEKKTSLRTPHSFRIKQSQEKSKSLPKGEAAIELNSTQAARGHHENKLEKFFQRVGNFIHKNKQ